DNA from Petropleomorpha daqingensis:
ACCAGGCCGCCGAGCGCCGGGATGACCTGGGAGGCGAACGCGAGCAGGGGCACCGCCTGGGTGTCGGGCAGCGCGGCGAGCAGCGGCAGCGCCGGGACGGCGCCCAGGGACACCCCGTGCACCGAGACGGCGGTGCCGGCGCCGACGACGAAGCCGGGGCCGGCGGCCAGGCCGAGCACGGCGGCCGCGGCGTTCGGGAGCAGCAGCAGGCCGAGCCCGAGGAGCCCCAGCGCGCCGGCCCCGGCCCCGCCGAGAGACCCGGACACCGCGGCGTAGCCGGAGGCGTCGTCGGCGAGGGCCACGGCCACGACCGCGGTGCACAGCGCCAGCAGGGCCAGCAGACCCGCCAGGACGGCGCGCAGCAGCGGGCGGACCGCGCCGGGCAACCGGTCGAGCACCGAGTCGAGGGCCCCCGACTCCCTCAGCACGCCCGAGCCGCCGGCGACCAGCGCGAGGACGGCCGCACCCGCCAGCGTCCGACCGAGGGCCACGCCCGCGCCGTCGTCGTCCAGGACCAGGGCGAGCACACCGGTGAGCAGCACGTGCCCGGCGACCAGCGCGGCCGTGGCGCCGCCGACGGCGCGCGGCGAGGTGGCGTTACCCGCGTGGACGGCGAACCGCCCGGCCCGGGACAGACCCCAGGCGATGGCGGCGGTGAGCAGGAGGGGCGCGAGCTGGAGCGGGCCGGACGGCAGCCGCAGCTCGGCGCCGTTCGCCAGCAGCCACAGCCGGCCGGCGAGCGCGATCGAGCCCCCGACGGAGAGCCCCCCGCCGGGGTCCAGGGTAGAGACGACGACGACGGCGATGGACAGGCCGACGAGCCCGACAAGGGTCACGGCGAGGACGGCGGCCGCGGCCCAGACGGCGCCCGCGCGGGCACCGCCGGGCCCGTGCGCGGTCAGCCGCTCGAGGAGGGACGCCCGCGGGGCCGCAGCGGCCCGCGGGGCGGCGGCCCGCGTCGAGGAGGACGGCATGGGCTCCACTGTCGCAAGGTCCGGCCCGGTTCATCGGGCGCACGCGCCGGGCGGCCCCCGAACGCACGAAGCGCCGGCGGCCCGGACAGGGCCACCGGCGCGTCGTCGGTGCGGTGCGGCTCAGACTCCCGTCGAGGAGCTCTCCGGGCCGTGCTCGGGGCGCGGCTGCTCACCGGACGCCGTCGAGCCGCCGGGCTGGCCGTACGGCGGGGGCGGCGGCGCGCCCGGGCCCGTCGCGGCAGGCCCGCTCGGCGGCGGACCGCTGGGCGCGGCCGGCGACGGCGTCGTCCCGGGACCGGTGTGCGAACCACCCGGCGCGCCCGGACCCGTGGGGGCCGGCGGCGGGTAGGACGGCGACGCGTACGGCTGCTGCGGCGGCGGACCGGCCGGAGCGGGCGGCTGCTGGCCGTAGGGCTGCCCGGGCTGCCCGGGCTGGCCCTGCGGGCGCGGAGCGTTGAACTGCTGGGTGAGGTCCGGCGCCTGCTGGTTGGCCCACTGCGCGGCGCCGGCCAGCTGGCCCGGCAGCGCCGGCTTGTTCTTCAGCTCGGGGAGCAGCGAGAGGAACGCGAACAGCGCGATGGCCAGGGACACGATCAAGCCGAGCAGCGCGAAGATGAAGAACCCGCCGCCCAGCGACTGGATCCACGCGATCAGCGTCAGGACGAACCCGAGACCGGCCAGGCCGACGGTGATCCAGCCGCGCGGGAAGCCGAGCTTGAGCTCGTAGAACGCCGGGAGCAGCGCCCAGATCGTCGCCAGCAGGAACAGGACGAAGCTGAACGTGACCAGCCCGCTGCCGAAGCCGCTGAGCGTGTCGTTGAAGAACGTCGCCTCGTTCGGGATGCCGAAGACGTAGTCGCTGTAGTCGAACCACGGGAACAGCGCGAGGATCAGGTAGACCAGCGTGCCGGCACCGATGACGTAGGTCGCCATCGTGAGCTTCTTGGCGTCGAACGAGAACCCGCCGCCCGTGCTCGCGGGCTGGCCGTAGGGGTTGAAGCCGGGCTGCTGCCCGTACCCCGGAGCGCCGTAGGGCGGCTGCCCCGGCGGCTGCTGGCCGTAGGGAGGCTGGCCGGGCTGCTGCCCGTAGGGCGGCTGCTGCGGCGGCTGGCCGTAGGGCGGCTGCGGCGGCTGCGGCTGCTGCGGCGGCTGGCCGTACGGGGGCTGGGGCGGCTGCTGGCCCTGACCGGGCTGCCCCGGCTGCGGCGGCGGGAAGCCGGGCTGCTGCCCGTATCCGGGCTGCCCACCCGGCGGCGGCCCGTACCCGCCCGGCGGCTGCGGGGGCTGGCTGGAGGTCATGGCGCGCTTCTCCTCAGTAGGAACGGCGTTGCGGAGCGCATGGTGTCTGCCCAGGTCGCTGCGCGCAACCGTGGCACGCCCGTCATCCTCCGTCCGTGACCGAACCGGGTGGAGAACGCCGCTGCCCGGTTCCCCCGAAAGGGCACCGGGCAGCGGACACGGCTCAGGCGCCGACGATCTCCCGCATGAGGCGGGCGGTCTCCGACGGGGTCTTGCCGACCCGGACGCCGGCAGCCTCGAGGGCCTCCTTCTTGGCCTGGGCGGTGCCGGAGGAACCGGAGACGATCGCGCCGGCGTGGCCCATCGTCTTGCCCTCGGGGGCGGTGAACCCGGCGACGTAGCCGACGACCGGCTTGGTCACGTTGGCCTTGATGAAGTCGGCCGCCCGCTCCTCGGCGTCGCCGCCGATCTCGCCGATCATCACGATCGCCTCGGTCTCCGGGTCGTCCTGGAAGGCCTGCAGGCAGTCGATGTGCGTGGTGCCGATGACCGGGTCGCCGCCGATGCCGACGCAGGTGGAGAAGCCGATGTCGCGGAGCTCGTACATCATCTGGTAGGTCAGCGTGCCGGACTTGCTGACCAGGCCGATCGCGCCCTGCTTGGTGATGTTGGCCGGGATGATGCCGGCGTTGGACCGCCCGGGGCTGATCAGGCCGGGGCAGTTCGGGCCGATGATCCGGGTCGAGCCACCCTGCGCGTGCGCCCAGAAGTAGGTCGAGTCGTGCACCGGGATGCCCTCGGTGATCACGACGGCCAGGCCGATCTGCGCGTCGACGGCCTCGATGACCGCGCCCTTCGCGCCGGCCGGCGGCACGAAGATGACGCTGACGTCGGCGCCGGTCTCCTTCATCGCCTCGGCGACGTTGCCGAACACCGGCACGGTGGCGCCGTCGAACTCGACGTTCTCGCCGGCCTTCTTCGGGTTCACACCGCCGACGATCGCGGTCCCGGAGGCGAGCATGCGCTGGGTGTGCTTGCGCCCCTCCGAGCCGGTCATGCCCTGGACGATGACCTTGCTGTTCTCGTTGAGGAAGATCGACATCTCTGTATGGGTCCTGTTCGGGGAGGGGCGGTCAGGCGGCGAGCTCGGCGGCGCGGCGCGCGGCGCCGTCCATGGTGTCCACGACGGTGACCAGCGGGTGGTTGGCCTCGGCGAGGATCCGCCGGCCCTCCTCCACGTTGTTGCCGTCGAGCCGGACGACCAGCGGCTTGGTCGCCTCGTCCCCGAGGATCTGCAGCGCCTGGACGATGCCGTTCGCGACGGCGTCGCAGGCGGTGATCCCGCCGAACACGTTGACGAAGACGCTCTTGACGGCCGGGTCGGACAGGATGATCTCCAGCCCGTTGGCCATCACCTCGGCCGAGGCGCCACCGCCGATGTCGAGGAAGTTGGCCGGGCGGACCCCGCCGAACTCCTCGCCGGCGTAGGCGACGACGTCGAGGGTGCTCATGACCAGGCCGGCACCGTTGCCGATGATGCCGACCTCGCCCTCGAGCTTGACGTAGTTGAGGTGCTTCTCCTTGGCGCGGGCCTCGAGCGGGTCGGCGGCCGCGGTGTCCTCGAGGCCGACCCGGTTGTCGTGCCGGAAGGAGGCGTTGTCGTCGAGGGTCACCTTGGCGTCCAGCGCCAGGACGGTGCCGTCGGGAGCCTTGGCGAGCGGGTTGACCTCGACGAGGGTGGCGTCCTCCTGCTGGAAGACCTCCCACAGCCGCTGCGCGATGGCGATGACCTGGTCGCGGACCTCGGCCGGGAAGTTCCCGGCGTCGACGATCTCGGCGGCCTTGGCCTCGTCGACGCCCTGGACGGCGTCGACCGGGATGCGGGCCAGCGCCTCGGGCCGCTCGACGGCGAGCTGCTCGATCTCCATGCCGCCCTCCTTCGACGCCATGGCGAGGAAGGTGCGGTTGGCGCGGTCGAGCAGGTAGGAGAAGTAGTACTCCTCGGCGATGTCGCTGGCCTGGGCGACCATCACGCGGTGGGTGATGTGGCCCTTGATGTCCAGCCCGAGGATGTCCTGGGCGCGCGCCTTGGCGTCCTCGGGGTTGTCGGCGAGCTTGACGCCGCCGGCCTTGCCTCGCCCGCCGACCTTCACCTGCGCCTTGACCACGACGGGCTGGCCGATGTCGCGCGCGATCGCCTCGGCCTGCTCGGGCGTCTCGGCGACGCCCCCGGGGAGCACGGGCACGCCGTGCGAGGCCAACAGATCACGGGCCTGGTACTCGAAGAGATCCACGAACAGGCACCGTAACGCGCGGGAAACGGGGCCGCTCCACCGGCAAGGGTGAGGTGCGGAGGCTCACACCCGGACGCCGTAGCTACTCGCGCGTAACCCCCTGGCCGGACGCGCGTTAGGGAGATATGCGCCGAGCGGCAACCGTCCTGACCACGTGCACACTGCTCGCCGCCGGGACGGCGGTGCTGGCCCCGGCGGCGTCCGCGGCCACCGACATCGTCCCGCGCGACCTGACGATCACGGTGACCCACGTGGGTCCCGAGGACCGCACCTGCCAGATCGACGCGGACCTGTACGTGCCCGCGGGCGTCACCGCCGCGCACCCCGGCCCGGCGCTGCTGGCGACCAACGGGTTCGGTGGCACCAAGGCCGACCAGGCCGATCTCGCGCAGGGCTTCGGCGAGCGCGGGTACGTGACGCTGTCCTACACCGGGCTCGGGTTCGTCGACGGCGACACCTGCCCGATCACGCTCGACGACCGCGAGCACGACGGCGCGGCCGCCAGCCAGCTGCTGCGCTTCCTCGGCGGCGACCCGTCGATCACCGCGGTCGACGACGCCACGGGCCAGCCGGTGCACGTCGACCAGGTCATCCGGCAGGACGCGACGACCGGCACCCCGTACGACCCGGCGGTCGGCATGGTCGGCGGCTCCTACGGCGGGCAGATCCAGTTCGCCACCGCGGCCTACGAGCACGAGGCCGGCACCGACCGGCTCGACGCGATCGTGCCGATGATCACCTGGAACGACCTGGCCTACTCCCTCGACCCCGAGAACAGCGGCCTGCCCGGCGGCACCGCGCGCAGCGGCTCGGTGAGCTACGGCGGCAGCGGCGTCTTCAAGTACCAGTGGTCGCTGCTGTTCACCACGCTCGGCGTGGTCAACGGCGTCGAGGACCTGCAGGCGCTGTCGGACCCGGCGAAGTTCCAGACGTTCGTGAACGACAACTGCGGGAACTTCGACCCGCCGGTGTGCCAGGCGCTGCTGGAGATCGGCACGCAGGGCTACGCCAGCCAGGCCTCGATCGACTACCTGCGTTCCAACTCCGTGGCCAGCTACATCTCCGACGTCCGGGTGCCCACGTTCCTGGCCCAGGGCCAGGCGGACACCCTGTTCAACCTGCAGGAGTCGGTGGCGACCTACACGACGCTGAAGCAGCAGGGCACCCCGGTCGCGCTGCAGTGGCAGTCATGGGGGCACAGCGGCTCGACGCCGGTGCCCGGCGAGCTCGACGAGCGCCACCCGGCGTCGTCCTACCAGGGCCGGCTGGCCATCCAGTGGTTCGACCACTACCTGCTCGGCAAGGGCCCCGCCCCGAAGCTGAACTTCTCCTACTTCCGCGACTGGGTCTACGCGGCCACCGGCGACGCGGCCAAGGCCTACGCGACCGCACCGTGCTACCCCGTCGGCTCGCAGCGGACGCTGTACCTGTCCGGCGGCGGTCCCGGCGACGGCACCCTCGTCGACCGCCAGGCCGCGGTCGTGCCCGGCACCAGCGCCTACTCGAGCGTCGCGCCGGTCGGGCCGAACTACACCGAGACATCGGCGCTCGACCAGTCCCAGCCGGTCACCGACCCGCCCGGGACGGCGATCCGCTTCGCCACCGCGCCGCTGACGAAGCCCCTCGACGTGGTCGGCTCCGGGCAGCTGACGGTGCAGCTGGACTCCCCCGCGGCGCTGACCCAGTCCGCCGGGCCGGCCGGGCAGCTCGTCGTCTTCGCCAAGCTCTACGACATCGGCCCGGACGGCGCGATCGAGCTGCCGCACCGGGTGATCTCGCCGGCCCGGATCACCGACGTGACCCAGCCGGTGACGATCGAGCTGCCGGGCATCGTGCACCGGTTCCTGCCCGGGCACCGGCTGGCCGTCGTCCTGGCCGGCGGCGACCTGGCCTACCGCGGGTCGACGGCGCCGCAGCCGGTCACGCTGACCACCGGCGCCGGGCACGTGCAGCAGCTGACCCTGCCGGTGACCTCGTGACGTGCCGGTTGGAGCTGCTGCGCTCAGGCTCCTGCCGGGGCCCCGACGTGCTCGCGGACCCAGTCGACGATCTCGGTGGTGGTCGCGCCGGGCGTGAAGACCCGGGCCACCCCCATCCGTTCGAGCTCGGGTATGTCCTCGTCCGGGATGATCCCGCCGCCGAACACCACGACGTCGTCGACGCCTCGTTCGCGCAGCAGCTCGGAGAGCCGCTCGAACAGCGTCATGTGCGCCCCGGAGAGCACGGATAGGCCGACGGCGTCGGCGTCCTCCTGGACGACCGTCTCGACGATCTGCTCGGGCGTCTGGTGCAGGCCGGTGTAGACGACCTCCATGCCGGCGTCCCGGAGCGCCCGGGCCACGACCTTGGCACCGCGGTCGTGCCCGTCGAGGCCGGGCTTGGCGACCACCACCCGGATGCGTTCCTCCGCCATGGGGGGACTGTAGCGGCGCTCAGCCGCGCTCGGACGACGGCGTCCGGCGCAGCCGCCAGGCGAGGACGGTCAGCAGCACGTAGCCGAGCCCGGCGACCAGCAGCCCGGCGCCGGGCACCGTCCACTCCAGCTCGGAGGAGGAGAGGGCGTCGCGCACGCCGGTCAGGCCGGCGTCGAGGACGGCGACGGCGAGGGCCAGCAGGGCGCCGACGGTCGCCAGCCGCGGCCGCAGCGACGGCGCCACGACGGAGCACAGGACGATCGCGCCGGCGAGCAGCAGCCCGCCCAGCAGCGCCAGGCCCGGCCGCTCGAGCAGCGCCTGCGGGCCCTCCGACGTCACCACCGTCTGCATGTGGGTGGAGGGGTCGGTGACGATCCGGTCGGGCACGTCGGCGGCGGGCAGGGTCAGGCAGAGCACCGTCCCGACGCCGAGCAGGACCCCGGCGCCGGCGAGCGCGGAGCGCACGGGGTCGAGCGTGCCGCCGTCCTCCATGACCGTGCGGCCCCACGCGAAGGCGGCGAGCAGACCGGCCAGCACGAAGACGGCGAGCGAGGCGACGCCGAGCACCCAGCCGGCGCCGATCTCGACGCTGCTGGTCAGGACCTTCTCCCCGGCGAGCACCTCGACGGCGGGCCGCGACGTCGAGCTGCTGCCGCGGTACAGCTCGATGAGCAGCGGACCGACC
Protein-coding regions in this window:
- a CDS encoding cell division protein PerM, encoding MPSSSTRAAAPRAAAAPRASLLERLTAHGPGGARAGAVWAAAAVLAVTLVGLVGLSIAVVVVSTLDPGGGLSVGGSIALAGRLWLLANGAELRLPSGPLQLAPLLLTAAIAWGLSRAGRFAVHAGNATSPRAVGGATAALVAGHVLLTGVLALVLDDDGAGVALGRTLAGAAVLALVAGGSGVLRESGALDSVLDRLPGAVRPLLRAVLAGLLALLALCTAVVAVALADDASGYAAVSGSLGGAGAGALGLLGLGLLLLPNAAAAVLGLAAGPGFVVGAGTAVSVHGVSLGAVPALPLLAALPDTQAVPLLAFASQVIPALGGLVTGVVLGRRMGDDDGGSIVAGLWGVVAGVLLGAASAVVVWLAGGVLGDGALAEVGAPALATGLAVGAQAGIAAALAATVSRWRSLG
- the sucD gene encoding succinate--CoA ligase subunit alpha, which codes for MSIFLNENSKVIVQGMTGSEGRKHTQRMLASGTAIVGGVNPKKAGENVEFDGATVPVFGNVAEAMKETGADVSVIFVPPAGAKGAVIEAVDAQIGLAVVITEGIPVHDSTYFWAHAQGGSTRIIGPNCPGLISPGRSNAGIIPANITKQGAIGLVSKSGTLTYQMMYELRDIGFSTCVGIGGDPVIGTTHIDCLQAFQDDPETEAIVMIGEIGGDAEERAADFIKANVTKPVVGYVAGFTAPEGKTMGHAGAIVSGSSGTAQAKKEALEAAGVRVGKTPSETARLMREIVGA
- the sucC gene encoding ADP-forming succinate--CoA ligase subunit beta translates to MDLFEYQARDLLASHGVPVLPGGVAETPEQAEAIARDIGQPVVVKAQVKVGGRGKAGGVKLADNPEDAKARAQDILGLDIKGHITHRVMVAQASDIAEEYYFSYLLDRANRTFLAMASKEGGMEIEQLAVERPEALARIPVDAVQGVDEAKAAEIVDAGNFPAEVRDQVIAIAQRLWEVFQQEDATLVEVNPLAKAPDGTVLALDAKVTLDDNASFRHDNRVGLEDTAAADPLEARAKEKHLNYVKLEGEVGIIGNGAGLVMSTLDVVAYAGEEFGGVRPANFLDIGGGASAEVMANGLEIILSDPAVKSVFVNVFGGITACDAVANGIVQALQILGDEATKPLVVRLDGNNVEEGRRILAEANHPLVTVVDTMDGAARRAAELAA
- a CDS encoding CocE/NonD family hydrolase produces the protein MRRAATVLTTCTLLAAGTAVLAPAASAATDIVPRDLTITVTHVGPEDRTCQIDADLYVPAGVTAAHPGPALLATNGFGGTKADQADLAQGFGERGYVTLSYTGLGFVDGDTCPITLDDREHDGAAASQLLRFLGGDPSITAVDDATGQPVHVDQVIRQDATTGTPYDPAVGMVGGSYGGQIQFATAAYEHEAGTDRLDAIVPMITWNDLAYSLDPENSGLPGGTARSGSVSYGGSGVFKYQWSLLFTTLGVVNGVEDLQALSDPAKFQTFVNDNCGNFDPPVCQALLEIGTQGYASQASIDYLRSNSVASYISDVRVPTFLAQGQADTLFNLQESVATYTTLKQQGTPVALQWQSWGHSGSTPVPGELDERHPASSYQGRLAIQWFDHYLLGKGPAPKLNFSYFRDWVYAATGDAAKAYATAPCYPVGSQRTLYLSGGGPGDGTLVDRQAAVVPGTSAYSSVAPVGPNYTETSALDQSQPVTDPPGTAIRFATAPLTKPLDVVGSGQLTVQLDSPAALTQSAGPAGQLVVFAKLYDIGPDGAIELPHRVISPARITDVTQPVTIELPGIVHRFLPGHRLAVVLAGGDLAYRGSTAPQPVTLTTGAGHVQQLTLPVTS
- a CDS encoding cobalamin B12-binding domain-containing protein, with amino-acid sequence MAEERIRVVVAKPGLDGHDRGAKVVARALRDAGMEVVYTGLHQTPEQIVETVVQEDADAVGLSVLSGAHMTLFERLSELLRERGVDDVVVFGGGIIPDEDIPELERMGVARVFTPGATTTEIVDWVREHVGAPAGA